A portion of the Leifsonia sp. EB41 genome contains these proteins:
- a CDS encoding 1-phosphofructokinase family hexose kinase, with translation MILTVTPNPAIDLTYRVAALEPGETHRVAPPAARAGGKGLNVARVIAQTGGASFVLTTAGGASGLRLADDLEASGLPSELIPVAAPTRSSVAIVDEGSGVATIFNETGAGLTPAEWIALREAVERLAVPATAIVGSGSLPPGAPEGFYADLVEAARRRGVPSVVDASGTALLAAAEAGADVLKPNRRELADTVGSDDPVAGARVLLSAGAGLVLVSLGADGMLAVGESRTWSARLPRPLAGNATGAGDAAVAAIATALAAGTTDPAILVRRATAWSAAAVVAPLAGELDPAYPDYEARLVTS, from the coding sequence ATGATCCTCACCGTCACCCCGAATCCCGCGATCGACCTCACCTATCGCGTCGCGGCGCTGGAGCCGGGCGAGACGCACCGGGTCGCGCCTCCCGCGGCCCGCGCGGGCGGCAAGGGCCTGAACGTCGCTCGGGTGATCGCACAGACCGGCGGCGCGTCGTTCGTCCTGACCACGGCGGGCGGCGCGTCCGGGCTGCGGCTGGCCGACGACCTGGAGGCGAGCGGTCTGCCGTCCGAGCTGATCCCGGTGGCCGCGCCGACCCGCAGCAGCGTCGCGATCGTGGACGAGGGCTCCGGCGTCGCGACGATCTTCAACGAGACCGGCGCCGGTCTGACCCCGGCCGAGTGGATCGCACTGCGGGAGGCCGTCGAGCGCCTCGCCGTGCCGGCCACCGCGATCGTCGGGTCGGGCAGCCTGCCGCCAGGCGCCCCTGAGGGCTTCTATGCCGACCTCGTGGAGGCCGCCAGGCGGCGCGGCGTCCCGAGCGTGGTCGACGCGAGCGGGACGGCCCTCCTCGCCGCAGCGGAGGCGGGAGCCGACGTGCTCAAGCCCAACCGCCGCGAGCTGGCCGACACGGTCGGCTCGGACGACCCGGTCGCGGGCGCCCGCGTGCTGCTGTCGGCCGGCGCCGGGCTGGTGCTCGTGTCGCTGGGCGCAGACGGGATGCTCGCCGTCGGCGAGAGCCGGACCTGGTCCGCCCGGCTGCCCCGGCCCCTCGCCGGCAACGCGACAGGAGCGGGAGACGCGGCCGTCGCCGCCATCGCGACGGCGCTGGCCGCAGGCACGACCGATCCCGCCATCCTCGTCCGCCGTGCCACCGCCTGGTCGGCCGCCGCCGTCGTCGCCCCTCTCGCGGGCGAGCTCGACCCCGCCTACCCGGATTACGAGGCCCGCCTCGTGACCTCCTGA
- a CDS encoding extracellular solute-binding protein: MKKSVRWGAAVATATVATLTLASCGFGGGSGGSASGSNDLNLMVASYSDNTKAEWQQIIKDFEAKNKGITVNLDVESWTDINNVIKTRIQAGKQPDILNIDAFAGFAADDLLYPAKDIVSSTTLDDFQPAFKDNASIDGTQWGLPFIASARALFYNKDDFAKAGIADPPKTWADFEADAAKLKAAGITPYGMPLGAEEAQAETAVWFYGAGGGYGDAKTLTLDSAENTAGATEMQKIINQGFTQANPGSTNRTPLMNVFIQGKLGMQVGLPPTVGQIKQSNPSLKYGIAPIPTKDGSAFTLGVADHLMAFKSKTDRRPAITKFLDYFYSPAVYTKWVGEEGFLPTTKTGADTMGSNADIKPFLDLLPNAKFYPSTNKDWSAAQGAIQSQIGQLGQGSDPATLLKSIQSKATGQ; this comes from the coding sequence ATGAAGAAGTCAGTGCGGTGGGGGGCCGCCGTCGCCACAGCGACGGTCGCCACCCTGACGCTCGCGTCCTGCGGCTTCGGCGGGGGTTCGGGCGGCTCGGCCAGCGGCAGCAACGACCTCAACCTGATGGTCGCCAGCTACTCGGACAACACCAAGGCCGAATGGCAGCAGATCATCAAGGACTTCGAGGCCAAGAACAAGGGCATCACGGTCAACCTCGACGTCGAGTCCTGGACGGACATCAACAACGTCATCAAGACGCGCATCCAGGCCGGCAAGCAGCCGGACATCCTGAACATCGACGCGTTCGCCGGCTTCGCCGCCGACGACCTGCTCTACCCGGCGAAGGACATCGTGTCGTCCACGACGCTCGACGACTTCCAGCCGGCGTTCAAGGACAACGCGAGCATCGACGGCACCCAGTGGGGGCTTCCCTTCATCGCCTCCGCCCGGGCGCTGTTCTACAACAAGGACGACTTCGCCAAGGCCGGGATCGCCGACCCGCCCAAGACCTGGGCCGACTTCGAGGCCGACGCCGCCAAGCTCAAGGCCGCCGGCATCACCCCGTACGGAATGCCGCTCGGCGCCGAGGAGGCCCAGGCCGAGACCGCCGTCTGGTTCTACGGCGCGGGCGGAGGGTACGGCGACGCCAAGACGCTCACCCTCGACAGTGCGGAGAACACCGCCGGCGCCACCGAGATGCAGAAGATCATCAACCAGGGATTCACGCAGGCGAACCCCGGTTCGACCAACCGCACCCCGCTGATGAACGTCTTCATCCAGGGCAAGCTCGGGATGCAGGTCGGCCTCCCGCCGACCGTCGGCCAGATCAAGCAGAGCAACCCGTCGCTGAAGTACGGGATCGCGCCGATCCCCACCAAGGACGGCTCGGCTTTCACGCTCGGCGTCGCCGACCACCTGATGGCGTTCAAGAGCAAGACCGACCGGCGGCCGGCGATCACGAAGTTCCTGGACTACTTCTACTCGCCGGCGGTCTACACCAAGTGGGTCGGCGAGGAGGGCTTCCTGCCCACCACGAAGACCGGCGCGGACACGATGGGCTCGAACGCGGACATCAAGCCGTTCCTCGACCTGCTGCCGAACGCGAAGTTCTACCCGTCGACCAACAAGGACTGGTCGGCAGCGCAGGGCGCCATCCAGAGCCAGATCGGTCAGCTCGGCCAGGGCTCCGATCCGGCGACACTGCTCAAGTCCATCCAGTCGAAGGCCACGGGCCAGTAG
- a CDS encoding SIS domain-containing protein → MTDIPPGAHMEAELRSQPETWARAAALREEQSLLPASGERIAVVGCGTSWFMAQSYAVLRESAGHGLTDAYAASEAVIDRDYDAIVAISRSGTTTEVIELVDGLRGRSRRPRTIAVVGAAGTPLPDLVDDTVLLPFADETSVVQTRFATTALALMRASLGHDLGSAIEQAAAAIDEDLDDALVSADQYSFLGSGWTVGLAHEAALKMREASQSWTESYPAKEYRHGPIAIAAPGRVTWMLGEAPAGLAHDVAATGARYEDAPIDGLADLVRAQRVALERARRAGLEPDRPRNLTRSVILAS, encoded by the coding sequence GTGACGGACATCCCCCCGGGAGCGCACATGGAGGCCGAGCTGCGGTCGCAGCCGGAGACCTGGGCCCGCGCGGCCGCCCTCCGCGAGGAGCAGTCGCTGCTCCCCGCGTCCGGCGAGCGCATCGCGGTCGTCGGCTGCGGCACCTCGTGGTTCATGGCGCAGTCGTACGCCGTGCTGCGCGAATCCGCCGGCCACGGCCTCACCGACGCGTACGCGGCCTCGGAGGCGGTGATCGATCGCGACTACGACGCGATCGTCGCGATCAGCCGCTCCGGCACGACGACCGAGGTCATCGAGCTGGTCGACGGACTGCGGGGCCGATCGCGCCGGCCGCGGACGATCGCGGTCGTCGGCGCGGCGGGAACGCCGCTGCCCGACCTCGTGGACGACACCGTGCTGCTGCCCTTCGCCGACGAGACCTCCGTGGTGCAGACGCGTTTCGCGACGACGGCGCTGGCGCTGATGCGCGCCTCCCTCGGCCACGACCTGGGCTCCGCCATCGAGCAGGCCGCCGCCGCGATCGACGAAGACCTCGACGACGCGCTCGTCTCGGCCGACCAGTACAGCTTCCTTGGCTCCGGCTGGACCGTCGGCCTCGCGCACGAGGCCGCCCTCAAGATGCGCGAGGCGTCGCAGTCGTGGACGGAGTCCTACCCGGCGAAGGAGTACCGGCACGGCCCGATCGCGATCGCGGCTCCCGGCCGGGTCACCTGGATGCTGGGCGAGGCCCCTGCCGGCCTCGCGCACGACGTCGCCGCCACTGGCGCGCGGTACGAGGACGCGCCGATCGACGGCCTCGCCGACCTGGTCCGCGCGCAGCGAGTCGCCCTGGAGCGCGCCAGGCGCGCCGGACTCGAGCCCGACCGTCCCCGTAACCTGACCCGCTCTGTCATCCTGGCCTCGTGA
- a CDS encoding carbohydrate ABC transporter permease, whose protein sequence is MTSTIETTTTGAATGRPRRGAPRAGHGNTTTLWNAVPWTLPALILIFGIVLFPAGYMIFNSTRKISVAGVDHGSVGLQNYITVLSRPEIPGILLNTVIWVVSVVVITVVISLALAQFLDKNFPGRRWVRMAIIVPWAASVVMTTTVFVYGLDPFYGIINKFLVDIHVLAQPFGFTKEPVPAFLSSIAIAVFVSLPFTTYTILAGLAGIPGDMLEAAKVDGAGAVRSYFGVTLPNLRPAIALASLINIINVFNSLPILKLMTGTIPGYKADTTTTYVFKLLQNEQRIDLSSALSVINFLIVLVVVALYLWIVKPMKEVS, encoded by the coding sequence ATGACCTCGACGATCGAAACGACCACGACGGGGGCGGCCACCGGCCGTCCCCGTCGCGGGGCGCCTCGCGCCGGGCACGGCAACACCACCACGCTGTGGAACGCCGTGCCGTGGACGCTTCCGGCGCTCATCCTCATTTTCGGCATCGTGCTGTTCCCTGCGGGCTACATGATCTTCAACTCGACCAGGAAGATCTCGGTCGCCGGCGTCGACCACGGATCGGTCGGCCTGCAGAACTACATCACCGTGCTCTCGCGCCCGGAGATCCCCGGCATCCTCCTCAACACGGTCATCTGGGTCGTCTCGGTGGTGGTCATCACCGTGGTGATCTCGCTGGCGCTGGCGCAGTTCCTCGACAAGAACTTCCCCGGCCGTCGCTGGGTGCGGATGGCGATCATCGTCCCGTGGGCGGCGAGCGTGGTGATGACCACGACGGTTTTCGTCTACGGGCTCGACCCGTTCTACGGGATCATCAACAAGTTCCTGGTCGACATCCACGTGCTCGCGCAGCCGTTCGGCTTCACCAAGGAGCCGGTGCCGGCGTTCCTGTCGTCCATCGCAATCGCGGTGTTCGTGTCGCTGCCGTTCACGACCTACACGATCCTGGCCGGGCTCGCCGGCATCCCCGGCGACATGCTGGAGGCCGCGAAGGTCGACGGCGCCGGGGCGGTGCGCTCCTACTTCGGGGTGACGCTGCCCAACCTGCGGCCCGCCATCGCGCTGGCGAGTCTCATCAACATCATCAACGTCTTCAACTCGCTGCCGATCCTCAAGCTGATGACCGGGACGATCCCCGGCTACAAGGCCGATACGACGACCACCTACGTGTTCAAGCTGCTGCAGAACGAGCAGCGCATCGACCTGTCGAGCGCGCTCAGCGTGATCAACTTCCTGATCGTGCTGGTGGTCGTGGCGCTCTACCTGTGGATCGTGAAGCCGATGAAGGAGGTCTCGTGA
- a CDS encoding ROK family protein, whose protein sequence is MNAHASTDDRLGSGVAVLAFDVGGTDLKAALVDSAGRIVELIRRPTPLDGERTGEAVIAATAELASGFRRAHPEVVPVAAGLVVPGHVDEETGVGVYSENLGWHDFPFRDRATEAYGMPVSFSHDVRAAGEAEYRLGAAAGFRDVVVMAIGTGIAGAIFIDGTLFTGGGMAGEMGHSRVAEGPDCACGGRGCLEAVASAAAIARRYTAISGVPVAGSREVLERARAGDPAAQRIWDSALDALALDLSHTVALLAPEAIVIGGGLAQAGDELFVPLARRLDAILTIHRRPLLIPAHIGEDAGVIGAALRAREFLTPAADALKAVR, encoded by the coding sequence GTGAACGCGCACGCTTCCACCGACGACCGGCTCGGCTCCGGGGTCGCGGTGCTCGCCTTCGACGTCGGCGGCACCGATCTGAAGGCCGCCCTGGTGGACTCCGCCGGCCGCATCGTCGAGCTGATCCGCCGCCCCACCCCGCTCGACGGCGAGCGCACAGGCGAGGCCGTCATCGCCGCGACCGCGGAGCTGGCCTCCGGCTTTCGGCGCGCACATCCCGAGGTGGTCCCCGTCGCGGCGGGACTCGTCGTTCCCGGGCACGTGGACGAGGAGACCGGGGTCGGCGTGTACTCGGAGAACCTCGGCTGGCACGACTTCCCGTTCAGGGACCGCGCCACGGAGGCGTATGGGATGCCGGTGTCGTTCAGTCACGACGTGCGCGCCGCGGGCGAGGCGGAGTACCGGCTGGGCGCCGCCGCGGGCTTCCGCGACGTCGTCGTGATGGCGATCGGCACCGGGATCGCCGGCGCCATCTTCATCGACGGCACGCTGTTCACCGGCGGCGGCATGGCCGGCGAGATGGGCCACTCCCGGGTCGCCGAAGGCCCCGACTGCGCCTGCGGCGGCCGCGGCTGCCTGGAGGCCGTGGCCTCCGCCGCGGCGATCGCGCGCCGCTACACGGCGATCAGCGGCGTCCCGGTGGCCGGGTCGCGGGAGGTGCTGGAGCGGGCGCGCGCCGGCGATCCCGCCGCGCAACGGATCTGGGACTCCGCCCTCGACGCCCTCGCGCTCGACCTGTCGCACACCGTCGCACTGCTCGCCCCGGAGGCCATCGTGATCGGCGGCGGCCTCGCGCAGGCCGGCGACGAGCTCTTCGTGCCGCTGGCCCGGCGCCTCGACGCCATCCTCACCATCCACCGGCGGCCGCTGCTGATCCCGGCGCACATCGGCGAGGACGCCGGCGTGATCGGCGCCGCCCTGCGGGCACGGGAGTTCCTGACACCGGCGGCCGATGCCCTGAAGGCCGTTCGATGA
- a CDS encoding ketose-bisphosphate aldolase, with the protein MPLVPTLDLLHGAVAAHTGVAAFNVIHLETAEALVAAAEETRRPVILQISQNCADYHGGLDPIARGTLALAADSSAHVAVHLDHAEDAELTRQAVDLGFGSVMFDGSKLPYDDNVAATVRVVEYAHANEVSVEAELGEIGGKDGAHAPGVRTDPVEARRFVTETGVDALAVAVGSSHAMTERTAQLDLDLIGSLRHAVHVPLVLHGSSGVADETIEAAIRSGITKVNVSTHLNRFFTDAIRAYLRANPEVVDSRRYVRAGRAAVAAEAARLMTLFDVAAGAASGTETAQR; encoded by the coding sequence ATGCCCCTCGTCCCCACGCTCGACCTCCTGCACGGAGCGGTCGCCGCGCACACTGGCGTCGCCGCCTTCAATGTCATCCACCTGGAGACCGCGGAAGCACTGGTGGCGGCCGCCGAGGAGACCCGCCGCCCCGTCATCCTGCAGATCTCGCAGAACTGCGCCGACTACCACGGCGGCCTCGACCCGATCGCGCGGGGCACGCTCGCCCTCGCCGCGGACTCGTCCGCCCATGTCGCCGTCCACCTCGACCACGCGGAGGACGCCGAACTGACGCGGCAGGCCGTCGACCTCGGTTTCGGCTCCGTCATGTTCGACGGGTCGAAGCTCCCGTACGACGACAACGTCGCCGCCACCGTGCGCGTCGTCGAGTACGCGCACGCCAACGAGGTCTCGGTGGAGGCCGAGCTCGGCGAGATCGGCGGCAAGGACGGTGCGCACGCCCCCGGCGTCCGCACCGACCCCGTGGAAGCCCGCCGGTTCGTGACCGAGACGGGCGTCGACGCGCTGGCCGTCGCGGTCGGCAGCTCGCACGCGATGACCGAACGGACCGCCCAGCTCGACCTCGACCTCATCGGCTCGCTCCGACACGCCGTGCACGTTCCGCTGGTCCTGCACGGCTCCAGCGGGGTCGCGGATGAGACGATCGAGGCGGCGATCCGCTCCGGCATCACCAAGGTCAACGTCTCCACCCACCTGAACCGCTTCTTCACCGACGCGATCCGCGCCTACCTGCGCGCGAATCCGGAGGTCGTGGACTCCCGGCGGTACGTGCGGGCGGGGCGTGCGGCCGTGGCGGCGGAGGCGGCGCGCCTGATGACCC